Proteins found in one Campylobacter lari genomic segment:
- a CDS encoding methyl-accepting chemotaxis protein, producing the protein MQNVSHKTSEVIAQSEEIKNVTSIIGDIADQINLLALNAAIEAARAGEHGRGFAVVADEVRNLAERTQKSLGEIEANTNILVQSINEMGESIKEQTTGITQINDAVAQIDHVTQENLKIAKDSATISDNVNKIANDILEDARKKKF; encoded by the coding sequence ATGCAAAATGTATCTCATAAAACTAGTGAAGTAATTGCTCAAAGTGAAGAGATTAAAAATGTTACTTCTATTATAGGAGATATTGCTGATCAAATTAATCTACTTGCATTAAATGCTGCTATTGAAGCTGCGCGTGCAGGTGAACATGGTAGAGGTTTTGCTGTTGTTGCTGATGAAGTTAGAAATCTAGCAGAAAGAACTCAAAAGTCTTTAGGTGAGATTGAAGCAAATACTAATATCTTGGTTCAATCTATTAATGAAATGGGTGAGAGTATTAAAGAACAAACTACAGGTATTACTCAAATTAATGATGCTGTAGCTCAAATTGATCATGTAACCCAAGAGAACTTAAAAATAGCAAAAGATAGTGCTACTATATCTGATAATGTAAATAAAATAGCTAATGATATCTTAGAAGATGCTAGGAAGAAGAAGTTTTAA
- a CDS encoding PepSY-like domain-containing protein, producing MKMKLMLAGLVCASSMFADIVVSPSALPQKAQEFLNTHFKGVNVGYVKQDVDSYEVNLVDGTEIDFIVNGDWKEVDGKYKAIPMGFIPKEVIVKVQAAQPNAAIVEVDKKINGYKFRTNNMMEIYTDFKGNILGQKFND from the coding sequence ATGAAAATGAAATTAATGTTAGCTGGTTTGGTTTGTGCAAGTTCTATGTTTGCAGATATTGTTGTTAGTCCAAGTGCTTTGCCTCAAAAGGCTCAAGAGTTTTTAAATACTCATTTTAAAGGTGTAAATGTAGGTTATGTAAAACAGGATGTGGATTCTTACGAAGTAAATCTGGTTGATGGAACAGAAATCGACTTTATTGTTAATGGCGACTGGAAGGAAGTTGATGGAAAATATAAAGCAATTCCAATGGGATTTATCCCAAAAGAAGTTATTGTAAAAGTACAAGCAGCACAACCAAATGCAGCTATTGTAGAAGTAGATAAAAAAATCAATGGTTATAAATTCAGAACAAACAATATGATGGAAATTTATACAGATTTTAAAGGCAATATTTTAGGTCAAAAATTTAACGATTAA
- a CDS encoding ATP-binding protein gives MKDLKLFLNDTFKSNIYKNLQCSEDEILILKHLCKNYLQANASINAYNLLSEVFKNDEYEYLDHLKDLKNLIEKGFIVQIFSDFKASKNSSLLLNLLQCELSLSEVFLQVLENKTIQDYMQDQIYEDHIAYLKDEFFKIELYQRLRFFAKSSQSKNIKKDIAIFEAYIKERLKKSKISNVLAEIFKEYALNDKECLIFVSLLKEEYLLNTENSYSRDFNFLLHLISEDEAQKQENKVLLEEDSKLLSLNLLEYDEFVNSLGDITKIFYLSDDILQRIINFKEPKKNKKIKLQNLVKEQDIFELIEPNINIDDVIMPQSTKDLLESILKQQDKKVLERLNKWGIKTNKNIEAKIIFYGPAGTGKTMSALSMAKAMKKSILSFDCSKILSKYVGESEQNVRKIFDAYKELCQTSKQSPILLLNEADQFLSTRVESSAGADKMHNQMQNIFLEQIERFSGVIIATTNFLESLDVAFSRRFEYKIEFKKPNYEQRLMIWQKALPKNAKFDDSFDLKNLASYELSGAQIVMVVKNTALKAAISKDGVFKISDFLQTIEKEMESSFDKNKIVGFKN, from the coding sequence ATGAAAGATCTAAAACTTTTTCTTAATGATACTTTTAAAAGCAATATTTATAAAAACTTACAATGTAGTGAAGATGAAATTTTAATTTTAAAACATTTATGTAAAAATTATTTGCAAGCAAATGCAAGCATTAATGCTTATAACCTTCTTAGTGAAGTTTTTAAAAATGATGAATATGAGTATTTAGATCATTTAAAAGATCTTAAAAATCTTATAGAAAAAGGTTTTATTGTTCAAATTTTTTCTGATTTTAAAGCAAGTAAAAACTCAAGCTTGCTTTTAAATTTGCTACAATGTGAGTTAAGTTTAAGTGAAGTTTTCTTGCAAGTTTTAGAAAATAAAACTATACAAGATTATATGCAAGATCAAATTTATGAAGATCATATTGCATATTTAAAAGATGAATTTTTTAAAATCGAGCTTTATCAAAGATTGCGTTTTTTTGCTAAAAGCTCTCAAAGTAAGAATATTAAAAAAGATATAGCTATATTTGAAGCATACATTAAAGAGCGTTTAAAGAAAAGTAAAATTTCTAATGTTTTAGCAGAGATTTTTAAAGAATATGCTTTAAATGATAAAGAATGCTTGATATTTGTTAGTTTGTTAAAAGAAGAGTATTTGTTAAATACTGAAAATTCTTATAGTAGAGATTTTAATTTTTTGCTTCATTTAATCAGCGAGGATGAGGCTCAAAAGCAAGAAAATAAAGTCTTGCTAGAAGAAGATTCTAAGCTACTTAGTTTAAATCTTTTAGAATATGATGAATTTGTTAATTCTTTGGGTGATATAACTAAGATTTTTTATTTAAGTGATGATATTTTACAAAGAATTATTAATTTTAAAGAGCCAAAGAAGAATAAAAAAATTAAACTTCAAAATTTAGTCAAAGAGCAAGATATTTTTGAGCTAATCGAGCCAAATATCAATATAGATGATGTTATTATGCCTCAAAGTACTAAAGATCTATTAGAAAGTATATTAAAACAACAAGATAAAAAGGTTTTAGAAAGATTAAATAAATGGGGTATAAAAACTAATAAAAACATAGAAGCTAAGATAATTTTCTATGGTCCTGCCGGTACAGGTAAGACTATGAGTGCATTAAGTATGGCAAAAGCTATGAAAAAATCTATTTTGAGTTTTGATTGCTCGAAAATTTTAAGTAAATATGTGGGCGAGAGTGAGCAAAATGTAAGAAAGATTTTTGATGCTTATAAAGAGCTTTGTCAAACAAGTAAGCAAAGTCCTATTTTGCTTTTAAATGAGGCGGATCAGTTTTTAAGTACTAGGGTGGAAAGTAGTGCTGGTGCTGATAAAATGCATAATCAAATGCAAAATATTTTTTTAGAGCAAATTGAGCGCTTTAGTGGAGTTATCATAGCTACAACGAATTTTTTAGAAAGTTTAGATGTGGCTTTTTCAAGAAGGTTTGAGTATAAAATCGAATTTAAAAAGCCAAATTATGAACAACGTTTAATGATATGGCAAAAGGCTTTACCTAAGAATGCTAAATTTGATGATAGTTTTGATTTAAAAAATTTAGCTTCATATGAACTAAGTGGAGCACAAATTGTCATGGTGGTAAAAAATACCGCTTTAAAAGCAGCTATTTCTAAAGATGGTGTTTTTAAAATAAGTGATTTTTTACAAACCATAGAAAAAGAAATGGAATCTTCGTTTGATAAAAACAAAATAGTTGGTTTTAAAAATTAA
- a CDS encoding YajQ family cyclic di-GMP-binding protein, translated as MASEHSFDISGEIDKQELKNALEQAKKELDSRYDLKGIKSEIELNEKESVYKLICSSEAKLEVLKDIVISKLIKRGINPNGIKELSREGGANFRLNLKVNDAIDADSAKKINKAIKDSKLKVTSSIRGNEIRVVGKQIDDLQSVMKIVKELNLELNLSFKNLK; from the coding sequence ATGGCAAGTGAACATAGTTTTGATATTAGCGGGGAAATTGATAAGCAAGAGCTAAAAAATGCTTTAGAGCAAGCTAAAAAAGAACTTGATAGCAGATATGATTTAAAAGGCATTAAAAGCGAAATAGAGCTAAATGAAAAAGAAAGTGTTTATAAACTTATTTGCTCTAGTGAAGCAAAGCTTGAAGTGTTAAAAGATATTGTTATTTCAAAGCTTATTAAAAGAGGAATAAACCCTAATGGCATTAAAGAGCTAAGCAGAGAAGGTGGGGCAAATTTTAGATTGAACTTGAAAGTTAATGACGCTATTGATGCTGATAGTGCTAAGAAGATTAACAAAGCTATAAAAGATAGTAAGCTAAAGGTGACTTCAAGTATTAGGGGTAATGAAATTCGCGTAGTTGGTAAGCAAATTGATGATCTGCAAAGCGTGATGAAAATAGTAAAAGAGTTAAATTTAGAACTTAATCTTAGTTTTAAAAATCTCAAATGA
- a CDS encoding D-2-hydroxyacid dehydrogenase, translating to MKIVCLDAATLGGADLTAFESFGEFVSYDLTSKDEVIARIANAQVVMINKIIIDKKVIDNTNLKLILQLGTGVNNIDVAYANSKGIVVKNAASYSTKSVLSHTFALLFAFLNQIPYYDKWSKEGKWCESKMFCDFSKTLHTLTGKKHGIIGLGAIGKEVAKVSQMFGSKICYYSTSGANNNDEYEKVNLEELLKTCDVISIHAPLNDKTKNLLSKKELMLLKDEAILINVGRGGIINEADLAQVMNEKNIKVGLDVLEIEPMIKNHPLFGIKNKENLIITPHVAWASEESIQNLVQIVFNNLKEFIENGK from the coding sequence ATGAAAATAGTGTGCTTAGATGCTGCTACCTTAGGTGGAGCGGATTTAACGGCTTTTGAAAGTTTTGGCGAGTTTGTAAGTTATGATTTAACTTCTAAAGATGAGGTTATTGCAAGAATAGCTAATGCACAAGTTGTGATGATAAATAAAATCATCATTGACAAAAAAGTGATAGATAACACCAATTTAAAGCTTATTTTACAACTTGGTACAGGGGTAAACAATATAGATGTAGCTTATGCAAATTCTAAAGGTATAGTGGTAAAAAATGCAGCTAGTTATTCCACAAAAAGCGTTTTGAGCCATACTTTTGCCTTGCTTTTTGCTTTTTTAAATCAAATTCCATATTATGATAAATGGAGCAAAGAGGGTAAATGGTGTGAGAGTAAAATGTTTTGTGATTTTAGTAAGACTTTGCATACTTTAACTGGTAAAAAACATGGCATTATAGGACTTGGAGCTATAGGTAAAGAAGTGGCTAAGGTTTCTCAAATGTTTGGTTCTAAAATTTGTTATTATTCTACCTCAGGAGCTAATAATAATGATGAATATGAAAAAGTAAACCTTGAAGAGCTTTTAAAAACTTGTGATGTAATTAGTATCCACGCACCTTTAAATGATAAGACAAAAAATTTATTAAGTAAAAAAGAGCTAATGCTTTTAAAAGATGAGGCTATTTTGATTAATGTAGGGCGTGGCGGAATCATCAATGAAGCAGATTTGGCTCAAGTTATGAATGAAAAAAATATCAAAGTAGGGCTTGATGTGCTTGAAATAGAACCTATGATTAAAAATCATCCTTTATTTGGTATTAAAAATAAAGAAAATTTAATCATTACTCCACATGTTGCATGGGCAAGTGAAGAGTCTATACAAAATTTAGTCCAAATTGTATTTAATAATCTTAAGGAGTTTATAGAAAATGGCAAGTGA
- a CDS encoding glutathionylspermidine synthase family protein, producing the protein MNFLKVNPLEKSYLDQIGFSWHTDNDGSDYLDSNLVCVRENEANAYYEAVNELYDMFVAAAQEVIDNDRFDELGIPFNLVDAIKMSWENDVHWHLYGRFDLAGGLDGKPIKLIEFNADTPTSLFESAILQWAILKQNNLDESSQFNNIYEALKDNFKRLITLEEDVSEFEKYYEGWKILFSSIAGSDEDMITTKLLAHIASEAGFESEFSFIDEVEFSPEGVFKNDVNFEYFFKLIPWESIAIEEGELAMLLTQIMQNQKAIILNPAYTLLFQSKGIMKILWELYPNHPLLLETSDEPLVGKKCVKKPVFGREGANISIIEANGNVSFETKGDYQNNRFIYQEFAEFNQNENDYYQAGVFFAYEGCGLGFRKGGLVLDNYSKFVGHIVKD; encoded by the coding sequence ATGAATTTTTTAAAAGTAAATCCTTTAGAAAAATCTTACTTAGATCAAATTGGCTTTTCATGGCATACAGACAATGATGGAAGTGATTATTTAGATTCTAATTTAGTTTGTGTGAGAGAAAATGAAGCAAATGCATATTATGAAGCAGTGAATGAGCTTTATGATATGTTTGTAGCTGCTGCGCAAGAAGTGATTGATAATGATCGTTTTGATGAGCTTGGAATTCCTTTTAATTTAGTTGATGCGATTAAGATGAGTTGGGAAAATGATGTACATTGGCATTTATATGGCAGATTTGACTTAGCAGGTGGACTTGATGGTAAACCTATAAAACTAATAGAATTTAATGCTGATACTCCAACATCTTTATTTGAAAGTGCTATTTTACAATGGGCTATTTTAAAGCAAAATAACCTAGATGAAAGCTCACAATTTAATAATATATATGAAGCCTTAAAAGATAACTTTAAAAGACTTATCACTTTAGAAGAAGATGTAAGTGAGTTTGAAAAATATTATGAAGGTTGGAAGATATTATTTTCTTCAATCGCAGGTAGCGATGAGGATATGATCACAACCAAACTTTTAGCACACATTGCTAGCGAAGCAGGTTTTGAGAGTGAGTTTTCTTTTATAGATGAAGTAGAATTTTCACCTGAAGGTGTTTTTAAAAATGATGTAAATTTTGAATATTTTTTCAAACTCATTCCGTGGGAAAGTATAGCCATAGAAGAGGGTGAGCTTGCTATGCTTTTAACGCAAATCATGCAAAATCAAAAAGCAATCATTTTAAATCCTGCTTATACTTTACTGTTTCAAAGCAAAGGTATAATGAAAATTTTATGGGAACTTTATCCAAATCATCCTTTATTGCTTGAAACAAGTGATGAGCCTTTAGTGGGTAAAAAATGTGTTAAAAAGCCTGTTTTTGGTAGAGAAGGAGCAAATATTTCCATTATAGAAGCTAATGGAAATGTGAGTTTTGAAACAAAGGGAGATTACCAAAACAATCGCTTTATATATCAAGAATTTGCTGAGTTTAATCAAAATGAAAATGATTATTACCAAGCAGGAGTTTTCTTTGCTTATGAGGGTTGTGGATTAGGTTTTAGAAAAGGTGGTTTGGTGCTTGATAATTATTCTAAATTTGTAGGACATATAGTAAAAGATTAA
- a CDS encoding UPF0323 family lipoprotein, which translates to MKHIKTILKLSMISGIAAISAGALSACSSNASDSNNALSQAANTQGAFVIIEETAPNQYKIKDQFPSDETRVVLKQLDGTERVLSKEEMDKLIQEEAAKIDNGTSNLTNPNNAQMSSGGLSLGETLLASAAGAILGSWIGSKLFNNQNFANQQRGAFSNQSAYQRSVNSFNKASTSATSGSSAKKSGFFGGGSKATSSSSSSFGS; encoded by the coding sequence ATGAAACACATTAAAACTATACTTAAGCTTAGTATGATAAGTGGTATTGCTGCTATAAGCGCAGGTGCTTTAAGTGCATGTAGTAGTAATGCAAGTGATTCTAATAATGCATTAAGCCAAGCAGCAAATACTCAAGGTGCTTTTGTTATCATCGAAGAAACTGCTCCAAATCAATACAAAATCAAAGATCAATTTCCAAGTGATGAAACTAGGGTTGTTTTAAAACAACTTGATGGAACTGAAAGAGTTTTAAGTAAAGAAGAAATGGATAAGCTAATCCAAGAAGAAGCTGCTAAAATAGACAATGGTACTTCAAATTTAACAAATCCAAATAACGCTCAAATGAGCAGCGGAGGACTTTCTTTAGGTGAAACATTGCTTGCAAGTGCAGCTGGTGCTATACTTGGTAGTTGGATAGGCTCTAAACTTTTTAATAATCAAAATTTCGCAAATCAACAAAGGGGAGCATTTTCAAATCAAAGTGCTTACCAAAGAAGTGTAAATAGTTTTAATAAAGCAAGCACAAGCGCCACTTCAGGCTCAAGTGCGAAAAAATCAGGATTTTTTGGCGGTGGTTCTAAAGCTACTTCAAGTTCTTCTAGCTCTTTTGGCTCTTAA
- a CDS encoding LysE family transporter → MFLWVLIIHFFGLILPGPDFFLVSSYALREGIKSALKASLGVSLAMSLWIILSILGLSVIFHQFPFLQIALSSFGACYLLYLAYGIYKNAKIGKIKVQKTHISAFLSGMITNLSNPKVIFYFASVFASFDFAQMRWMLIVLIFVLILETIIYFSLVSLLFSKPFMVRIYQKNLKLIDYLSAFIFFVFAMSILSSNLMTMIN, encoded by the coding sequence ATGTTTCTTTGGGTTTTAATCATTCATTTTTTTGGACTTATTTTGCCAGGACCTGATTTTTTCTTAGTAAGTTCTTATGCTTTAAGAGAAGGTATTAAGAGTGCTTTAAAAGCTAGCTTGGGTGTGAGTTTGGCTATGAGTTTGTGGATTATACTTTCTATACTTGGTTTGAGTGTTATTTTTCATCAATTTCCATTTTTACAGATTGCTTTATCAAGTTTTGGAGCTTGTTATCTTTTGTATTTAGCTTATGGGATTTATAAAAATGCAAAAATAGGTAAAATAAAAGTTCAAAAAACTCATATATCTGCATTTTTAAGTGGGATGATTACAAATTTATCTAATCCAAAAGTTATTTTTTATTTTGCTAGTGTTTTTGCAAGTTTTGATTTTGCCCAAATGCGATGGATGTTGATAGTTTTAATTTTTGTTTTGATTTTAGAAACCATAATTTATTTTTCTTTAGTTTCTTTACTATTTTCAAAACCTTTCATGGTAAGAATTTATCAAAAGAATTTAAAACTCATTGATTATTTAAGTGCTTTTATATTTTTTGTTTTTGCTATGTCTATTTTAAGTAGTAATTTAATGACTATGATAAATTAA
- the rpsU gene encoding 30S ribosomal protein S21, which translates to MPGIKVHPNESFDEAYRKFKKQVDRNLVVTEVRARRFFEPMTEIRKKQKISARKKMLKRLYMLRRYESRL; encoded by the coding sequence GTGCCAGGAATTAAGGTACATCCTAACGAGTCTTTTGATGAAGCGTATAGAAAATTCAAAAAACAAGTAGATAGAAATCTAGTTGTTACTGAAGTTCGCGCAAGAAGATTTTTTGAGCCTATGACTGAAATTCGTAAAAAACAAAAAATTTCAGCACGCAAAAAAATGCTTAAAAGACTTTATATGCTTAGACGCTACGAGTCAAGACTCTAA
- the ccoG gene encoding cytochrome c oxidase accessory protein CcoG, whose amino-acid sequence MSACVTNYTKKRYIAYIISMIIFIALPFVKINGNHFFLLSFDHKKLNLFFIAFDTQELYLMPFVIMGMFLTILFVTTLAGRIWCAWSCPQTIARVIYRDLLQTKIFKIHKSTANKQKQTDGFFIQKVLSIVIFYLFSLLMMSAFLWYFVPPEDFFVYIQNPADHLLLLGILFCASLAFTFDIVYLGEKFCVYVCPYARIQSVMFDNNTVQVIYDDKRGGVIYDGHTKLYQKPPQGECIGCEACVKICPTHIDIRQGMQLECINCLECADACSKIQAKFDRPSLINWTSAKAIETREKVRYFRFRTIGYLVVLCGVFAALVLMGSKKENMLLNINRSSELYQVRKTHDGDLLITNAYVFLFQNTDNKTHEYYFDVKLQGIDDGLEIIRPKKSFKLKAGEKDKQIVVLKATKKLANNDRKDTVIPLTIKAYALDDKNIVITRESNFVYPKNSVLKHKKY is encoded by the coding sequence ATGAGTGCTTGTGTTACCAATTATACTAAAAAAAGGTATATAGCTTATATCATTTCTATGATTATTTTCATAGCGTTACCTTTTGTCAAAATCAATGGGAATCATTTCTTTTTATTAAGTTTTGACCATAAAAAACTTAATTTATTTTTTATTGCTTTTGATACCCAGGAACTTTATTTAATGCCTTTTGTTATCATGGGTATGTTTTTAACTATACTTTTTGTTACCACTCTAGCAGGAAGAATTTGGTGTGCATGGAGCTGTCCTCAAACCATTGCTAGAGTTATTTATAGAGATTTGTTACAAACAAAAATATTTAAAATACACAAAAGCACCGCAAACAAACAAAAACAAACTGATGGATTTTTTATCCAAAAAGTTTTAAGTATTGTGATTTTTTATCTTTTTTCTCTATTAATGATGAGTGCATTTTTATGGTATTTTGTACCACCTGAAGATTTTTTTGTATATATTCAAAATCCTGCTGATCATTTATTGCTTTTGGGGATTTTATTTTGTGCTTCTTTAGCCTTTACTTTTGATATAGTGTATTTGGGTGAAAAATTTTGTGTTTATGTATGTCCTTATGCAAGAATTCAATCTGTAATGTTTGATAATAACACCGTTCAAGTAATTTATGATGATAAAAGAGGTGGTGTGATTTATGATGGACATACCAAACTTTATCAAAAACCTCCACAAGGTGAATGCATAGGCTGTGAAGCCTGTGTAAAAATTTGCCCTACTCATATAGATATACGCCAAGGAATGCAACTTGAGTGTATTAATTGTCTTGAGTGTGCTGATGCTTGTTCAAAAATTCAAGCTAAATTTGATCGCCCTAGTTTGATTAATTGGACTAGTGCAAAAGCTATTGAAACAAGAGAAAAAGTAAGATACTTTAGATTTAGAACCATCGGGTATTTAGTAGTTTTATGTGGTGTTTTTGCGGCTTTAGTTTTAATGGGAAGTAAAAAAGAAAATATGCTTTTAAATATCAATCGCTCCAGCGAGCTTTATCAAGTAAGAAAAACACATGATGGAGATTTATTAATCACTAATGCTTATGTATTTTTATTCCAAAATACAGATAATAAAACTCATGAGTATTATTTTGATGTGAAATTACAAGGAATTGATGATGGTTTAGAAATCATTAGGCCAAAAAAATCTTTTAAATTAAAAGCCGGTGAAAAAGATAAACAAATAGTTGTTTTAAAAGCTACCAAAAAACTAGCAAATAATGATAGAAAAGATACAGTAATACCTTTAACCATTAAAGCTTATGCGCTTGATGATAAAAATATTGTTATTACAAGAGAAAGTAATTTTGTCTATCCAAAAAATTCTGTTTTAAAACACAAAAAATATTAA
- a CDS encoding TetR/AcrR family transcriptional regulator encodes MKKKLSSKSQARLEKIKQIASESFLKNGYEATNLKDIIKQTGGSFSSVYEHFKSKEGLFEDILNDFAENHFLANLKKNMKITNELSLEEYLYQYSLAYLKIFNNKKTISIVRLLYSQIYNDKFDFSSWFKGNNRKEVENVLRKRFEMENKHLASNAEFLSVTFCAMLRGTFFMQSIFGNKVLMNKKEQEEHASKIVKLFISGIINFN; translated from the coding sequence ATGAAAAAAAAACTTTCTTCTAAATCTCAAGCAAGACTTGAGAAAATTAAACAAATTGCTTCAGAATCATTTTTAAAAAATGGTTATGAAGCAACCAATCTCAAAGACATTATCAAACAAACTGGGGGATCTTTTTCTAGTGTTTATGAACACTTTAAAAGTAAAGAAGGTTTATTTGAAGATATACTAAATGATTTTGCTGAAAATCATTTTTTAGCTAATTTAAAAAAGAATATGAAAATCACGAATGAATTAAGCTTAGAGGAATATTTATACCAGTATTCCTTAGCTTATTTAAAAATTTTCAATAACAAAAAAACCATTTCTATAGTAAGACTTTTATATTCTCAAATTTATAATGATAAATTTGATTTTTCCTCATGGTTTAAAGGCAATAATCGTAAAGAAGTTGAAAATGTTTTACGAAAAAGATTTGAAATGGAAAATAAACATTTAGCTAGCAATGCTGAATTTTTAAGTGTTACATTTTGTGCTATGTTAAGAGGAACTTTTTTTATGCAAAGTATTTTTGGAAACAAAGTACTAATGAATAAAAAAGAGCAAGAAGAGCATGCATCAAAAATCGTAAAACTTTTTATTAGTGGGATTATTAACTTTAATTAA
- a CDS encoding efflux RND transporter periplasmic adaptor subunit, with product MKTKLLTLACASLIFVACSDDKNAQVKQLPPQPVSIMTMQSSNLPLEFTYPARLSTELDVIIKPKVSGEIKAKYFKSGQAVKKGAKLFLIEPDKYQASVNMAYGEALVARANFDDAEKNFKRDQILIEKNAISQKEFDASLAKFNSTKANLESARAKLANAKLDLKYTVVSAPFDGVLGDALMDVGDYVNASSTELVRITNINPIFADFYISDVDKINMNKNIQSGNWQLENIQVQANVGGELFNGKLYFIDSVIDTYSGGVKAKAIFDNNNSSLMPGSFANVHVSGFVQKDGFEIPQVALLQDDSATYVYTLVDGKVVKTVVNVIYQTSDKAIIDKGLKNGDKVILNNFKKIRPGVSVSVMENK from the coding sequence ATGAAAACAAAACTTTTAACTCTAGCTTGTGCTTCACTTATCTTTGTAGCATGTTCAGATGATAAAAATGCACAAGTTAAACAACTCCCTCCCCAACCTGTAAGTATTATGACTATGCAAAGTTCTAATTTACCTTTAGAATTTACTTATCCCGCAAGATTAAGCACTGAATTAGATGTGATAATCAAGCCAAAAGTAAGCGGTGAAATCAAAGCAAAATATTTCAAAAGTGGTCAAGCTGTTAAAAAAGGAGCTAAACTTTTTCTTATAGAACCTGATAAATATCAAGCAAGCGTAAATATGGCTTATGGAGAAGCTTTAGTTGCAAGAGCAAATTTTGATGATGCTGAAAAAAATTTCAAAAGAGATCAAATTCTAATAGAAAAAAATGCTATTTCGCAGAAAGAATTTGATGCAAGTTTAGCTAAATTTAACTCCACAAAAGCTAATTTAGAAAGTGCTAGAGCAAAACTTGCCAATGCAAAATTAGACTTAAAATATACTGTAGTAAGTGCTCCGTTTGATGGGGTTTTAGGCGATGCGTTAATGGATGTGGGTGATTATGTAAATGCTTCTTCTACTGAGCTTGTACGCATTACTAACATTAATCCTATTTTTGCAGATTTTTATATTTCCGATGTAGATAAAATTAATATGAATAAAAATATTCAAAGTGGAAATTGGCAGTTAGAAAACATTCAAGTGCAAGCTAATGTTGGCGGGGAGCTTTTTAATGGAAAATTATATTTTATAGATAGCGTTATAGACACTTATAGTGGTGGGGTAAAAGCAAAAGCTATTTTTGATAATAACAATTCAAGTTTAATGCCTGGTTCTTTTGCAAATGTTCATGTTAGTGGTTTTGTTCAAAAAGATGGATTTGAAATTCCTCAAGTTGCTCTTTTACAAGATGATAGCGCTACTTATGTTTATACTCTAGTAGATGGAAAAGTAGTTAAAACTGTTGTTAATGTTATTTATCAAACTTCTGATAAAGCAATCATTGATAAGGGCTTAAAAAATGGTGATAAAGTGATTTTAAATAACTTCAAAAAAATCCGTCCTGGCGTAAGCGTTAGCGTAATGGAGAATAAATAA